Proteins encoded within one genomic window of Alphaproteobacteria bacterium HT1-32:
- a CDS encoding RidA family protein — protein sequence MIERIMPAGSPAPVAPYSHAVAYGPFVFITGQMPIDTATGDYIRGSYAEQTDACMRNLETILAASNSSWEQVMHARLFITDFDRYDEVNDAYARWFEPGKLPARTCVGVTGLAGGANVEIDLIAARSTD from the coding sequence ATGATTGAACGCATCATGCCGGCAGGCTCGCCGGCACCGGTTGCCCCCTACAGTCACGCCGTAGCTTACGGCCCGTTTGTCTTTATCACCGGCCAGATGCCGATTGATACGGCGACGGGTGACTATATCCGGGGCAGTTACGCAGAACAGACAGATGCCTGCATGCGGAATCTGGAAACCATTCTGGCTGCCAGCAACAGCTCATGGGAACAGGTGATGCATGCCCGTTTGTTCATCACTGATTTCGACCGGTATGACGAGGTCAACGATGCCTATGCCCGCTGGTTCGAGCCGGGAAAGTTGCCAGCCCGGACCTGTGTTGGTGTGACCGGACTGGCAGGTGGTGCGAATGTCGAGATTGACCTGATTGCAGCCCGCTCAACGGACTGA
- a CDS encoding LysR family transcriptional regulator codes for MNHAQLRAFHQVATEGSFTKAAAALRVTQPTISAQVKGLEDSYGIRLFDRRGRGIELTDLGETLLQITRRLFDLEEQAAELLTANRALEGGHLKIGIDSPMHVTPILTEFVKRFPGITIGLSTGNSDKVLHDLLDYRTDIAVVARLQVDDRLVSIVLREDHLVVFMRSDHPLAGRKGINLTEIAQERLILRESGSVTRQIFEEALDRAEIVPHTIMEMDSREAVREAVSAGLGIGIVSNAEIGEAAGLAILDIQNADVGMTEYLVCLRERRRLRIVRAFMDLSREIRDRATTG; via the coding sequence ATGAATCACGCCCAACTCAGAGCTTTTCATCAGGTCGCAACTGAAGGCAGCTTCACCAAGGCAGCCGCTGCACTGCGCGTCACACAACCGACGATTTCCGCTCAGGTCAAGGGGTTGGAAGATTCCTATGGTATCCGCCTGTTTGACCGACGTGGTCGCGGCATAGAACTTACCGACCTGGGTGAGACTCTGTTACAGATTACCCGTCGCCTGTTTGATCTTGAAGAACAGGCCGCCGAACTGCTCACTGCGAACCGGGCGCTGGAAGGTGGACATCTGAAGATCGGCATCGACAGCCCGATGCATGTCACCCCGATCCTGACCGAATTCGTCAAACGCTTTCCCGGCATTACCATCGGCCTGTCGACCGGCAATTCCGACAAGGTACTCCACGATCTGCTGGATTATCGTACAGATATCGCGGTCGTTGCCCGCCTGCAGGTCGACGACCGTCTGGTTTCCATCGTCCTGCGGGAAGACCATCTGGTTGTCTTCATGCGGTCTGACCACCCGCTTGCCGGCCGGAAAGGTATCAACCTGACCGAAATCGCACAGGAACGCCTTATCCTCCGTGAGTCCGGCTCCGTTACCCGCCAGATATTCGAGGAAGCACTGGACCGCGCTGAAATCGTTCCGCACACGATCATGGAAATGGACAGCCGGGAAGCGGTTCGGGAAGCCGTCTCAGCGGGTCTCGGTATTGGCATCGTATCCAACGCAGAAATCGGTGAAGCCGCCGGCCTTGCCATACTGGATATTCAGAACGCGGATGTCGGGATGACCGAATATCTGGTTTGCCTGCGTGAACGCCGCCGTCTGCGCATCGTCCGGGCCTTTATGGACCTGTCGCGGGAAATCCGTGACCGCGCAACGACTGGCTGA
- a CDS encoding 2-aminoethylphosphonate--pyruvate transaminase — MTTDNRDPWLLTPGPLTTSLTVKQAMLHDWGSRDTRFIEMTARIRSSVLALAGGEGTHVAVPLQGSGTFIVEATIATLLPRDGKLLVLVNGAYGHRMVKMCKYLDRACEFLEWAEDVPVNPAEVVARLEQDKSITHVAVVHCETTSGILNPLSKIAEVVAAQNRSLLIDTMSAFGALPVDAREIHFDALMASSNKCLEGAPGVGFAVIRQSVLEKTAGNSHSLSLDLYEQWKALEANGQWRFTPPTHVLAALDVAIAEHHAEGGVAGRGARYADNCRILIDGMREMGFETLLPDSLQAPIIITFHMPEDPAFDFGKFYDRLAAMGFVIYPGKLTVAPSFRVGCIGRLGADEMRGALAAVKTVITEMGVTRLGPPKAA, encoded by the coding sequence ATGACGACAGATAACCGTGACCCCTGGCTGCTGACGCCGGGACCGCTGACGACCTCACTGACGGTAAAGCAGGCAATGCTGCATGACTGGGGCTCACGCGATACGCGGTTCATCGAGATGACGGCACGTATCCGGTCTTCCGTTCTGGCTCTTGCCGGCGGCGAGGGGACGCATGTCGCAGTTCCCCTGCAGGGCAGCGGAACGTTTATCGTCGAGGCGACGATTGCCACGCTGCTGCCCCGTGACGGCAAATTGCTGGTGCTGGTCAACGGTGCTTATGGCCATCGCATGGTCAAGATGTGCAAATATCTGGACCGCGCCTGCGAATTTCTTGAATGGGCAGAGGATGTTCCCGTTAATCCGGCGGAAGTTGTCGCCCGTCTGGAACAGGATAAGTCGATTACGCATGTGGCAGTTGTTCATTGCGAAACAACATCCGGCATTCTGAATCCGTTGTCTAAGATCGCCGAAGTTGTTGCCGCGCAGAACCGCTCGTTGCTGATTGATACCATGAGTGCGTTTGGTGCGCTGCCAGTCGATGCCAGGGAAATTCATTTTGATGCCCTGATGGCCTCGTCGAATAAATGCCTCGAAGGGGCCCCGGGTGTTGGTTTTGCGGTTATTCGTCAATCCGTCCTCGAAAAGACGGCGGGCAACAGCCATTCACTCAGCCTTGATCTGTATGAGCAGTGGAAAGCACTGGAGGCGAATGGTCAGTGGCGTTTCACACCGCCGACGCATGTGCTGGCGGCGCTTGATGTGGCGATTGCAGAACATCACGCAGAAGGTGGTGTCGCCGGTCGCGGGGCGCGATATGCCGATAACTGCAGGATCCTGATCGACGGGATGCGGGAAATGGGTTTCGAAACCCTGCTGCCCGACAGTCTGCAGGCGCCGATCATCATTACCTTCCATATGCCGGAAGACCCGGCATTTGATTTCGGAAAATTCTATGACCGCCTCGCGGCGATGGGTTTCGTTATTTATCCGGGGAAACTGACTGTCGCGCCGAGTTTCAGGGTTGGATGCATTGGGCGTCTGGGTGCTGACGAAATGCGCGGTGCGCTGGCTGCCGTGAAGACGGTCATTACGGAAATGGGTGTAACACGTCTCGGGCCGCCAAAGGCAGCCTGA
- the phnY gene encoding phosphonoacetaldehyde dehydrogenase produces the protein MDGSTGSVAQTVRHEKMRIGGELVDTSGRIEVFNPWNNQVIGTVPRGTSAHAEKAFRIAADYKPKLSRFERSEILRRTAENITARRDLISDVITAESGLSKKDSLYECGRAYDVFSLAAQMTIRNDDETFSCDITPQGKQRRIHTMREPLRTISAITPFNHPLNMVSHKVAPSVATNNCMVVKPTELTPLTCLLLADMLYDAGLPPEMFQVVTGLPADLGDEFIVNPNIDLVTFTGSVPVGKYIAEKAGYRRTVLELGGNDPLIVMEDADLDKAAELAVAGAYKNSGQRCTAVKRVLAHNAIGDELAALIVEKSRKIKAGDPMDPETDLGTVIHEESAKTIERRVKDAVSVGAKLLLGNDRQGALYPPTVIDHVPYTAELVMEETFGPACPIIRFDSIEHAIQLSNATAFGLSSGVCTNRLDYITRFIEELNVGTVNVWEVPGYRIEMSPFGGIKDSGLGYKEGVIEAMKSYTNVKTYSLPWF, from the coding sequence ATGGATGGATCAACCGGTTCAGTCGCACAGACCGTGCGTCACGAGAAAATGCGCATTGGCGGTGAGCTGGTTGATACGTCCGGCCGGATTGAGGTTTTCAATCCCTGGAATAATCAGGTTATCGGCACCGTCCCCCGTGGCACCTCAGCGCATGCTGAAAAAGCGTTCCGGATTGCAGCAGATTACAAGCCGAAGCTGTCCCGGTTTGAGCGTTCGGAAATCCTGCGCCGGACCGCCGAGAATATCACGGCACGCCGTGATCTGATCTCGGACGTCATCACCGCAGAATCCGGCCTGTCGAAAAAGGATTCACTGTATGAATGCGGCCGGGCCTATGACGTGTTCTCGCTGGCTGCGCAGATGACCATCCGGAACGATGATGAAACCTTCTCCTGCGATATCACGCCGCAGGGCAAGCAGCGCCGTATTCATACGATGCGCGAGCCACTTCGTACCATCAGCGCCATCACGCCCTTCAACCATCCGCTGAATATGGTTTCGCACAAAGTTGCGCCTTCGGTCGCGACAAATAACTGCATGGTTGTGAAGCCGACAGAACTGACGCCGCTGACCTGCCTGCTACTGGCGGATATGCTGTATGATGCGGGCCTGCCGCCGGAAATGTTTCAGGTTGTCACCGGTCTGCCGGCTGACCTCGGGGACGAGTTCATCGTCAATCCGAATATCGATCTGGTGACCTTCACCGGTTCTGTACCTGTCGGCAAGTATATCGCTGAAAAAGCCGGATACCGCCGGACTGTGCTGGAACTTGGTGGCAATGACCCGCTGATTGTCATGGAGGACGCAGACCTCGACAAGGCGGCAGAACTGGCAGTTGCCGGTGCTTACAAGAATTCGGGCCAGCGTTGCACGGCGGTCAAGCGGGTGCTGGCGCATAATGCCATTGGTGATGAACTGGCCGCGCTGATTGTCGAGAAAAGCCGCAAGATCAAAGCCGGTGATCCGATGGACCCGGAGACCGATCTTGGGACGGTCATCCATGAGGAATCGGCAAAAACCATTGAGCGTCGGGTTAAGGATGCAGTGTCTGTCGGAGCGAAGCTGCTGCTCGGAAATGATCGTCAGGGCGCGTTGTATCCGCCGACGGTGATTGACCATGTGCCCTACACGGCAGAACTCGTGATGGAAGAAACCTTTGGTCCGGCCTGTCCGATCATCCGCTTTGACTCGATCGAACATGCTATTCAGTTGTCCAACGCGACGGCTTTCGGCCTGTCTTCGGGTGTCTGCACGAACCGGCTGGATTACATCACCCGTTTCATCGAAGAACTGAATGTCGGCACGGTGAATGTCTGGGAGGTTCCGGGATATCGCATCGAGATGAGCCCGTTTGGTGGCATTAAGGATTCCGGCCTTGGCTACAAGGAAGGCGTCATCGAAGCGATGAAGAGCTACACCAACGTGAAAACCTATTCACTGCCCTGGTTCTGA
- a CDS encoding FCD domain-containing protein translates to MAGSRIEDLQFGPVETSARLVDTIVEKLRDAIVSGELLPGTALSVPALARALDVSRSPVREAVLQLVGDGLAVEQPRKGVVVATIDHEDLVRIHEIREYMEAAAARYCAERIDRSGIAALDTVLIRQKQAVVDHDARTYYETNAELHALIAGNSNNPPLALMLSRFEGQMAIALQQISSSPAHMREAFQEHEEIVAQIRSGNSDKAELAMRLHIAGTLARVKQMHEDGD, encoded by the coding sequence ATGGCTGGTAGCCGCATCGAGGACCTTCAGTTCGGACCTGTCGAAACATCGGCCCGTCTGGTTGATACCATCGTTGAGAAACTGAGAGACGCCATTGTCAGCGGCGAACTGCTTCCCGGCACGGCACTGAGTGTTCCCGCACTCGCCCGCGCCCTTGATGTCTCCCGCAGCCCCGTCCGAGAGGCTGTCCTGCAACTGGTTGGTGACGGGCTGGCTGTTGAACAACCCCGAAAAGGCGTTGTGGTAGCTACCATTGATCATGAGGACCTGGTCCGGATACATGAGATCAGGGAATATATGGAAGCAGCAGCTGCACGTTATTGTGCAGAACGGATCGACCGGTCCGGCATTGCCGCTCTTGATACCGTTCTGATCAGACAAAAGCAGGCCGTCGTCGATCATGATGCCCGGACCTACTATGAAACCAATGCCGAACTGCATGCGCTGATTGCCGGCAACAGCAACAATCCCCCCCTAGCACTTATGCTCAGCCGGTTTGAAGGGCAGATGGCAATCGCCCTGCAACAGATCTCATCAAGCCCCGCCCATATGCGCGAGGCTTTTCAGGAACATGAGGAGATTGTTGCCCAGATCCGCTCCGGCAACAGCGACAAGGCAGAACTGGCCATGCGTCTTCATATTGCCGGAACTCTCGCCCGCGTAAAACAGATGCACGAAGACGGGGACTAA
- a CDS encoding HAD-IA family hydrolase: protein MNTASPARYDAVIFDLLTALIDSWKLWNDVAGSEADGLKWRKRYLEITYGCGAYRPYETLVREAAIQTGFPGHFADELERRWAELEPWDDAPRALSAIGKKVPMAVATNCSERLGHIAAERAGGNFTVITTAESAGFYKPRSEVYRAVLEKLGTDPARTLFVAGSASDVPGAKGVGMPVYWHNRIGLPPRDDARPDFFERTLAPLPGIVLTRS from the coding sequence ATGAACACCGCCTCCCCTGCCCGTTACGACGCCGTCATATTCGATCTGCTCACAGCTCTGATTGATTCATGGAAGCTCTGGAATGATGTCGCCGGATCAGAGGCCGATGGTCTGAAATGGCGAAAGCGTTATCTCGAAATCACCTATGGGTGCGGAGCCTATCGACCCTATGAGACACTGGTCCGTGAAGCCGCGATTCAGACCGGGTTTCCCGGCCACTTCGCCGACGAACTGGAACGCCGGTGGGCCGAACTGGAACCATGGGACGACGCCCCCCGGGCTTTGTCTGCTATTGGCAAAAAGGTACCGATGGCCGTGGCAACCAACTGCTCGGAACGCCTTGGACATATAGCCGCGGAAAGGGCCGGCGGAAACTTCACCGTGATTACGACAGCAGAAAGTGCCGGATTCTATAAACCGCGGTCAGAGGTCTACCGGGCTGTACTCGAGAAGCTTGGCACGGACCCGGCGCGAACCCTGTTCGTTGCAGGTTCAGCGTCAGATGTGCCGGGCGCAAAGGGCGTTGGCATGCCGGTCTATTGGCATAACCGCATCGGTCTGCCACCACGCGATGATGCAAGACCGGATTTCTTTGAACGTACACTGGCCCCCCTGCCCGGCATCGTGCTGACCAGAAGCTGA
- a CDS encoding response regulator — MAHDPPVRILVADDDPGDLLLIRRYLCDSTVMHFDVTTVDNYRDALNAIRQDNFDAALIDYRLGADSGLDLIREASTTENTTALILLTGQGDAETDIAASQAGAADYVDKSSLSPETIEHVLRYALLNQAALLRHRQARQSAEELAKAKTEMLSQISHEFRTPLNAIIGFADMIGSEILGPVGQPRYKKFASDISSSGQHLLGLINQLLLSAKMDNTSLVLEPETVDVAKLARESVTMVSQLAIRQQIDLQCVLPDELHCIADERAVRQICINLLSNAIKFTNQGTVRLTADHTDDNKISISVSDTGIGIEDSQLHRLTEAFFQVNDCRTRSSGGSGLGLSIVKGLAERHGGDIHIESTYGEGTTVTVTLSQTAPDGPLKIKA, encoded by the coding sequence ATGGCACATGACCCGCCTGTCAGAATACTGGTTGCTGATGATGATCCCGGTGATCTGCTGCTGATCCGGCGGTATTTGTGCGATTCGACTGTCATGCATTTTGATGTAACCACTGTCGATAATTACCGGGATGCCCTGAATGCGATCAGACAGGATAATTTCGACGCGGCATTGATAGATTATCGCCTCGGTGCAGATTCCGGCCTCGACCTTATCAGAGAAGCTTCAACGACAGAAAACACCACGGCGCTGATCCTGCTCACCGGACAGGGAGATGCGGAAACAGACATAGCCGCCTCGCAGGCCGGTGCGGCGGACTATGTCGATAAATCCAGCCTGTCGCCGGAAACAATCGAACATGTACTTCGTTATGCCCTGCTCAACCAGGCGGCATTGTTGCGACACCGTCAGGCCCGCCAGTCAGCAGAAGAGCTTGCAAAAGCAAAAACCGAAATGCTGTCACAGATCAGCCATGAATTCCGGACCCCGCTGAATGCAATCATCGGCTTTGCAGACATGATCGGCAGCGAAATTCTCGGCCCCGTCGGGCAACCGCGTTACAAGAAATTTGCCAGCGACATCTCCAGCAGCGGCCAGCATCTACTTGGACTGATCAATCAGCTTCTTCTCTCGGCGAAGATGGATAACACCAGTCTGGTGCTGGAGCCTGAAACAGTCGACGTCGCAAAACTGGCGAGAGAATCAGTGACCATGGTCAGCCAGCTTGCCATCAGACAACAAATTGATCTTCAGTGCGTGCTGCCTGATGAACTTCACTGTATCGCTGACGAACGCGCCGTAAGACAGATATGTATCAATCTGCTGTCAAATGCGATCAAGTTCACCAATCAGGGAACTGTGCGCCTGACAGCTGACCATACAGATGACAACAAGATATCAATTTCTGTCTCCGATACCGGTATCGGCATTGAAGACAGCCAGTTACACAGGCTCACGGAAGCATTCTTTCAGGTCAATGACTGCCGTACGCGGTCAAGCGGTGGAAGTGGCCTGGGCCTGTCGATCGTCAAGGGCCTCGCCGAACGGCATGGCGGCGATATCCATATTGAAAGCACCTATGGTGAGGGAACCACCGTTACCGTCACCCTGTCACAGACAGCACCTGACGGGCCGCTCAAAATTAAAGCATAA
- a CDS encoding response regulator, whose product MSSNYRDCVILMADDDPADILLTRRAFEDAKLNNTLRTVPDGVELLSYLNGEGDYSNRKKHPYPDIVLLDLNMPKMDGRTALEKIRSNPGHRRLPVIILTTSSAESDVLSAYDTGANSYITKPVDFDQLVEAVSSLERYWFRLVTLPTPNG is encoded by the coding sequence ATGTCTTCAAATTATCGCGACTGCGTCATCCTGATGGCGGATGACGACCCTGCGGATATCCTGTTAACCCGGCGGGCGTTTGAAGATGCGAAACTGAATAACACTCTGCGCACTGTCCCCGACGGGGTGGAATTACTTTCCTATCTGAATGGCGAAGGCGACTATTCAAACCGGAAGAAACATCCCTATCCCGACATCGTACTGCTTGATCTCAACATGCCAAAAATGGATGGCAGGACGGCGCTTGAGAAAATTCGGAGCAATCCCGGTCACCGCCGCCTGCCGGTTATCATTCTCACGACATCCAGTGCAGAAAGTGACGTGCTGAGTGCCTATGATACGGGCGCGAATTCCTATATCACGAAACCGGTCGACTTTGATCAGCTTGTGGAAGCGGTATCGTCTCTGGAGCGATACTGGTTCAGGCTGGTTACCCTGCCGACACCAAACGGTTAG
- a CDS encoding glutamine synthetase: MQASDVRTAEDAIQLIEDRDLDYIKVGLFDTDGVMRGKYMSRDKFISALKGGFGFCDVVLGWDSNDQLYDNTSFTGWHTAYPDAPVRILPETCRELPMEDQRSVLFLAEFAEPADSVCARGLLRRVLDRAAGHGYSVKSACEFEFFLFDEDSESVREKGYRDLKPISPGFFGYSMLRNSVYAEFYHDLLETCTLMDMPIEGLHTETGPGVLEAALGVDDALRAADKAALFKTFTKVLAQRNGWMATFMAKWSPDWPGQSGHIHVSLRHDERGAVFFDENKPDNISDEMRWFIGGQQALMPELLSMIACTVNSYSRLIPGFWAPTEASWGVENRTCALRTIGGKPSSQRVEYRVAAADINPYIALAAAIGSGIWGIENKIEPDAPIKGNAYEKTFPPKRRFPATLFEAAGRLKKSKAARDLFGDAFVEHYAATREWEEREFRKAITSWEMERYFEII; the protein is encoded by the coding sequence ATGCAGGCCAGTGACGTCAGAACAGCGGAAGATGCTATTCAGCTGATTGAGGATCGTGACCTTGATTATATCAAGGTCGGGCTGTTCGATACCGATGGGGTGATGCGTGGCAAATATATGTCGCGTGACAAGTTCATATCCGCGCTTAAAGGCGGGTTCGGGTTTTGTGATGTGGTGCTCGGCTGGGATTCCAATGACCAGCTGTATGACAACACCAGTTTCACCGGCTGGCACACGGCCTATCCTGATGCACCTGTCCGCATCCTTCCGGAAACCTGTCGTGAACTGCCGATGGAAGATCAGCGCAGCGTTCTGTTTCTGGCTGAGTTCGCTGAACCGGCTGACAGTGTTTGCGCCCGCGGTTTGCTTCGGCGGGTACTCGACCGGGCGGCCGGCCATGGCTACAGCGTCAAATCAGCCTGCGAATTTGAATTTTTCCTGTTTGATGAAGATTCAGAGTCTGTCCGGGAGAAGGGGTATCGCGACCTGAAGCCGATATCTCCCGGTTTCTTCGGGTACTCGATGCTGCGTAATTCAGTTTATGCCGAGTTTTATCACGACCTGCTTGAGACCTGCACCCTGATGGATATGCCGATTGAGGGCCTCCATACCGAAACCGGTCCGGGGGTGCTGGAGGCTGCGCTTGGCGTCGATGACGCGCTTCGGGCGGCGGACAAGGCGGCATTGTTCAAGACCTTCACAAAGGTACTGGCGCAACGCAACGGCTGGATGGCGACCTTCATGGCGAAATGGTCGCCGGACTGGCCGGGCCAGAGCGGCCATATCCATGTCAGTCTGCGACATGATGAACGGGGTGCCGTGTTCTTCGATGAGAACAAACCAGATAATATCAGTGACGAGATGCGCTGGTTTATTGGTGGCCAGCAGGCGCTGATGCCTGAATTGCTCTCGATGATCGCGTGCACGGTGAACAGCTATTCCCGCCTGATCCCGGGCTTCTGGGCGCCGACAGAGGCGTCTTGGGGTGTTGAGAACCGAACATGTGCCCTTCGCACGATTGGCGGCAAGCCGTCGTCGCAGCGGGTCGAGTACCGGGTTGCAGCGGCTGACATCAATCCGTATATCGCGCTGGCGGCGGCTATCGGCTCTGGTATCTGGGGCATTGAAAACAAGATCGAACCGGATGCGCCAATCAAGGGAAATGCCTATGAGAAGACGTTTCCGCCGAAGCGCCGTTTCCCGGCAACCCTGTTTGAAGCGGCGGGACGACTGAAGAAATCCAAAGCTGCCCGTGATCTGTTCGGGGATGCCTTTGTAGAACATTATGCTGCTACCCGTGAATGGGAAGAGCGGGAGTTCCGTAAAGCGATTACCAGCTGGGAAATGGAACGTTACTTCGAAATTATCTGA
- a CDS encoding aldehyde dehydrogenase family protein: protein MTSIQKCISPVDGRVYVERPHADNAAIEQAIAGAAKAQAAWRLKSVAERAAICGAAVDAFVGRKSQIAEEITWQMGRPISQAPGEVGGFEERARHMIAIADTALADVQPAAKDGFNRFIRREAVGVVFTVAPWNFPYLTAVNSVWPAVMAGNAVLLKHSAQTPLCAERFEEAFVEAGAPEGLVRHLHLTHDQTASVMRSAGVDFVAFTGSVDGGHAVQHAVADRFIGTGLELGGKDPAYVRADADLAQAIDTLVDGAMFNTGQSCCGIERIYVHQSVFDDFLSGAAELIRGYRLGDPTDSTTNLGPMVRTSAADFVRGQVAEAVAAGATAHVDPKLFAADAAGTPYLAPQILSGVDHSMRVMTEESFGPVVGVMPVADDAEAIRLMNDSAFGLTASVFTRDEEAAIFIGNQVETGTFFMNRCDYLDPALAWTGVKNSGRGCTLSSVGYESLTRPKSYHLKRLGS from the coding sequence ATGACATCCATCCAGAAATGTATCTCCCCGGTTGATGGCCGGGTCTATGTTGAACGTCCGCATGCGGACAATGCAGCCATTGAGCAGGCGATTGCCGGTGCGGCGAAAGCACAGGCAGCCTGGCGTCTGAAATCTGTCGCCGAACGTGCGGCAATCTGTGGTGCTGCCGTCGATGCCTTTGTCGGCCGGAAGTCTCAGATAGCGGAAGAAATCACCTGGCAGATGGGCCGGCCCATTTCGCAGGCTCCCGGCGAGGTTGGCGGCTTTGAGGAACGTGCACGCCATATGATCGCCATTGCCGATACCGCACTGGCAGATGTGCAACCTGCAGCAAAAGATGGCTTCAACCGGTTTATCCGGCGGGAAGCAGTCGGCGTGGTTTTCACTGTGGCACCATGGAATTTCCCGTACCTGACAGCGGTCAACAGTGTCTGGCCAGCGGTGATGGCAGGCAATGCGGTGTTGCTCAAGCATTCTGCACAGACACCGCTTTGTGCTGAGCGGTTCGAGGAAGCCTTTGTCGAAGCAGGCGCGCCGGAAGGTCTGGTGCGCCATCTGCATCTGACTCACGACCAGACAGCTTCTGTCATGCGCTCTGCCGGCGTTGACTTCGTGGCCTTTACCGGTTCGGTGGATGGCGGACATGCCGTGCAGCATGCGGTGGCAGATCGTTTCATCGGCACGGGTCTGGAACTGGGGGGCAAGGATCCGGCTTATGTGCGGGCTGATGCGGATCTGGCGCAGGCCATTGATACGCTGGTTGACGGTGCGATGTTCAATACGGGCCAGTCCTGCTGCGGTATCGAGCGGATATATGTCCATCAGTCGGTTTTTGATGACTTCCTGTCAGGGGCAGCGGAGCTGATCCGGGGCTACAGGCTGGGGGATCCGACTGACAGCACGACCAATCTGGGACCAATGGTGCGGACCAGCGCCGCAGATTTCGTTCGCGGACAGGTGGCAGAGGCTGTCGCCGCCGGGGCTACGGCACATGTTGATCCGAAGCTGTTCGCTGCCGATGCAGCAGGCACGCCCTATCTGGCACCGCAAATTCTGAGCGGGGTCGATCATTCCATGCGGGTGATGACGGAAGAAAGCTTTGGCCCGGTCGTGGGTGTAATGCCGGTTGCGGATGACGCCGAAGCCATTCGACTGATGAATGACAGCGCCTTCGGTCTCACGGCCAGCGTTTTTACCAGAGATGAAGAGGCTGCGATCTTCATTGGAAATCAGGTGGAAACCGGAACTTTCTTCATGAACCGCTGCGACTACCTTGATCCGGCACTGGCCTGGACAGGGGTAAAGAATTCCGGTCGTGGCTGTACGTTGTCATCGGTCGGGTATGAAAGCCTGACACGCCCGAAAAGCTACCATCTGAAACGTCTCGGTTCGTAA
- a CDS encoding iron-sulfur cluster assembly scaffold protein — MSDSIYHDTVMELARSATGAGLQDKADAEATIDNPLCGDRITLQIDMQGSQVAAVRHKVRGCALCEASAALISGNAAGLDRPALQTARQNIEAIVRRGEDITPVWAEMAAFAPVHSRKSRQDCVLLPFDALDAALSQLKE, encoded by the coding sequence ATGAGCGACAGTATTTACCACGACACGGTCATGGAACTGGCGAGATCAGCAACCGGGGCCGGCCTCCAGGACAAGGCCGATGCAGAAGCCACAATCGACAATCCGCTCTGCGGCGACAGGATTACCCTGCAGATCGACATGCAGGGCTCACAGGTTGCAGCCGTCCGGCACAAGGTCCGCGGCTGCGCGCTATGTGAAGCCTCGGCAGCGCTGATCTCCGGAAATGCTGCCGGTCTGGATCGCCCTGCCCTCCAGACAGCCCGGCAGAACATCGAAGCGATTGTCCGTCGTGGCGAGGACATTACGCCGGTATGGGCAGAGATGGCGGCATTTGCACCTGTCCATAGCCGCAAAAGCCGGCAGGATTGTGTCCTGCTGCCCTTTGATGCTCTGGACGCCGCCCTGTCGCAACTGAAAGAGTAA